In Flavobacterium enshiense, the genomic stretch CAATAAAATTCCGAATGTGGTTATCGGTACTATTGACCCTTTTGCGAAAGTAGCCGGCAACGGAATCAAAAAACTCATTGAAGCAGGAAGAAATGTAAAAGTCGGTGTTTTGGAAGACGAATGCAACGAACTGAACAAACGCTTTTTCACTTTTCATCAGAAAAAGAGACCTTACATCATCTTGAAATGGGCAGAAACGGCAGACGGATTTATTGCTCCGGACGAAATTTCGCGACAAATCCAAAATGAAAACATAAAAAAACCAATTTGGATTACCAATCCGTATTCCAGACAGTTAGTCCACAAATGGCGTAGTCAGGAACAGGCAATTCTGGTTGGAACGCAAACCGTTTTAGATGACAATCCGAAATTGGATGTGCGCGATTGGAGCGGAAAAAATCCTATTCGAATTGTTCTGGACAGAACCGGAAAAATTTCGAAAGATTATTCTGTAAAAGACGAAAAAACAAAGACAATTATCATAACTGAGTCTCAAAATTTCAAGAATTCCGAGAATATTTTTTACGAAAATTGTACCTTTGATAATTCTTTAGCATCCACTATTTCTGATGTGCTTTTCAGGCATGAAATCCAATCGGTAATCGTGGAAGGCGGAAGACAGACGCTACAAACATTTATCGATGCAAACCTGTGGGATGAAGCCCTTGTTTTCAAAGGAAATGTGAATTTTAAAAAAGGAATATCGGCTCCAAATCTTATAGAAAACCTAATCAAAAAACAAACTGTTTTGGATGACGAACTTTTAATTTTAAGGAATGTATGATCGATACAATTATTTTTGATTTTGGGAATGTCTTTATCAATTTGAGCCAGGAAGCCCCTTTTGACCATATGCGAAAAATAGGATTAGCATGTTGGAATGAAGATTTAGACAGTCTGAACAAGCGTTACGAAAAAGGAAAAATTGATGAATTCCAATTTTTTACCGAGTTTCAGCGATATATCCCAAATAAAGAGCTTGACGAAATACGGGAAGCATGGAATGCCATATTACTGGACTTTCCCTTATACCGTTTGGAGTTTTTACAACGTTTATCAAAAAAATACCGCTTATTCCTGTTAAGCAATACCGACAAAACACATATTGAAAAATTTGAGCATAAAGTAGGCATGACATTTTGCCGCGAATTCTATCAGTGTTTTGAAAAAGTATATTTCTCATACGAAATAGGCTTACGAAAACCAGATCCGGAAGTTTTCAATTACATTATCAACCGACACGATTTAAATCCGAAGAAAACTCTTTTTGTAGACGACAATAAACACCACACTGAAGTCGCTGCCAATCTGGGCTTGCATGTGTGGAACCTTCAGGTAGGTCAAGAAGACGTAGTGGATTTGTTTGATAAAACCTGGTAACCCCCCTTGGAAACCGATTCGTACAAAACTCTCGCCACTGCTTCAGAAGAAGTACTTTACAAAGAAAAAAACAGTAAGTTTTTTGGGTATGCATATCCTGTTAGCTCCGAAGAAGAGGTCAAAACCATTATCGAAGACTTAAAAAAGCAGCATTATTCAGCCCGACACTGGTGTTATGCCTTCCAATTGGGCACAACCAAAATCCAATACCGCGCCAATGATGACGGAGAACCCAATAATTCAGCCGGGATGCCTATTTACGGACAAATCCAGTCTTTTGGAGTCACTAATGTATTAGTCGTTGTGGTACGTTATTTTGGCGGAGTCAAATTAGGTGTCGGAGGATTAATTTCAGCATACAAAACAGCGGCACAGATGGCGTTAGAAGTTTCTGCCATCATAGAAAAAACCATAGACATCCACTACCTTATCAGGTTCGACTACAAAAACATGAACAAGGTAATGCGAATCATCAAAGAAAAAAATCTCGACATCGTTTCACAGAAAATGGAAATGAGCTGCGAAATTGAGATTTCAACCCGTAAAAAAAATGCCGAAACAACTTTCGACATTTTTTCTAATTTATTCGAAGTGGAGATTCTTGAAAAAGAATAAAAAACGATTTCACTTTTTTTTGTTAGTTTTCCACAAAATCAACCAATCTTTCCGTAATGTATTTTGGAGGAAAAACCGGACGACCTGTTTTCATATCAACGAACACCAAAACTGAGTTTCCAATTGTTAATAACTCACCCGTTTCATTGTAAATTTCGTAGTCAAATTCTATCTTAACAGAGGTCTGTTTTTTAAAGATTGTCTTGACTGTCAGCAAGTCATCATAACGAGCCGGTTTTTTGTAGTTCATCGAAAGAGAAACCACCGGAAGCATAACCCCGTTCTCCTCCATCCATTTATACGAAACCCCAAGGTTTCTGAGCCATTCCACGCGTCCCATCTCAAAATATTGCGCATAATTTCCGTGATATACTACCCCCATCTGGTCAGTTTCTGCATACCGCACACGCACTTGAAATTGATGTATTTTCATACTCTTTTTTATATTAATTCACTCTAAATATCATCAAAAAAAGGCTTACAATTTTTTTTTATTAAAACCAATATGCAAATGATTTTTTTTTGAAAAATTTTGTCCACATATTTGTCTTCCCAATCAAAAAAAGTTAACGAATAAATAACTTTTTGTCCAACAAATAATTATAAAAAACATGCCTGAATAT encodes the following:
- the ribD gene encoding bifunctional diaminohydroxyphosphoribosylaminopyrimidine deaminase/5-amino-6-(5-phosphoribosylamino)uracil reductase RibD: MTTDEKYIKRCIELAKNSLGTTYPNPLVGSVIVYDGKIIGEGWHRKAGEPHAEVNAVNSVKDKSLLSKATIYVSLEPCSHFGKTPPCCDLIIANKIPNVVIGTIDPFAKVAGNGIKKLIEAGRNVKVGVLEDECNELNKRFFTFHQKKRPYIILKWAETADGFIAPDEISRQIQNENIKKPIWITNPYSRQLVHKWRSQEQAILVGTQTVLDDNPKLDVRDWSGKNPIRIVLDRTGKISKDYSVKDEKTKTIIITESQNFKNSENIFYENCTFDNSLASTISDVLFRHEIQSVIVEGGRQTLQTFIDANLWDEALVFKGNVNFKKGISAPNLIENLIKKQTVLDDELLILRNV
- a CDS encoding HAD family hydrolase, with product MIDTIIFDFGNVFINLSQEAPFDHMRKIGLACWNEDLDSLNKRYEKGKIDEFQFFTEFQRYIPNKELDEIREAWNAILLDFPLYRLEFLQRLSKKYRLFLLSNTDKTHIEKFEHKVGMTFCREFYQCFEKVYFSYEIGLRKPDPEVFNYIINRHDLNPKKTLFVDDNKHHTEVAANLGLHVWNLQVGQEDVVDLFDKTW
- a CDS encoding IMPACT family protein gives rise to the protein METDSYKTLATASEEVLYKEKNSKFFGYAYPVSSEEEVKTIIEDLKKQHYSARHWCYAFQLGTTKIQYRANDDGEPNNSAGMPIYGQIQSFGVTNVLVVVVRYFGGVKLGVGGLISAYKTAAQMALEVSAIIEKTIDIHYLIRFDYKNMNKVMRIIKEKNLDIVSQKMEMSCEIEISTRKKNAETTFDIFSNLFEVEILEKE
- a CDS encoding acyl-CoA thioesterase, encoding MKIHQFQVRVRYAETDQMGVVYHGNYAQYFEMGRVEWLRNLGVSYKWMEENGVMLPVVSLSMNYKKPARYDDLLTVKTIFKKQTSVKIEFDYEIYNETGELLTIGNSVLVFVDMKTGRPVFPPKYITERLVDFVEN